From one Aspergillus fumigatus Af293 chromosome 8, whole genome shotgun sequence genomic stretch:
- a CDS encoding ELMO/CED-12 family protein, producing MEGSIHDIVERLGSEEDAVRKMAVFKLQGSIGDPSFADIFIAEGGLTKLRELTLHATGNTLAYSLTSFARLLEVDKGWDLVDQELVERIVQLIVTQPLVNILRGAMSILVSIVSHPYTGGRPSQTDSFGFRALKPALAIYPQFLEMLVNRLSSADHALCANALQLINSLMRDSIANDSELEWPRFIQKLQDLGVIRAVYALMQGTTLQDHAHPLIEFQSLTKVLLRRWRDIPLDLEKPEHRRALKGIHLASDQEKGIDEKVGSDAELRRSRKHNSEKWRRLGFESENPIAQFEEMGFLGMMDLADYVRNHRSEFRKMLLEQSAKPGQKRCPIARASLAVTSILYEHFEIEKSEIEDSRSYLVLESRANLDRLFKPLLLHWTRLHVAALQAFVRLWKTTNADVDDFAKIAELVRILVESVVGGAPRTKEVQDVEDEIVNFEYRRLRDLQMELLELTYEDAWRQHLLQVREELHHEALQFVKEQRIRCLLQGCWFPVEATTHTDSSSVENVSYRYVQLSHNRKFLHYGDFETLGNGRIDLDSLPGKVDLSAVSSVASNISASADASSSSTLKIAPLSVPSTKITIHGYIECFSSTRGPSKGHNHARSISKSKEGVLLTLRPQTPSIASEWLDGLLMLLNQRPITADTNKLIKVVSDYGLKIRLFNVRFEDATFPGEVPKVPSRDGLDDDYYYDLFGAS from the exons ATGGAGGGCAGTATTCATGACATAGTCGAGCGATTGGGGAGTGAAGAGGATGCGGTGCGCAAGATGGCAGTTTTTAAGCTTCAAGGCAGCATCGGAGACCCTTCGTTTGCTGATATCTTCATTGCTGAAGGGGGCCTGACCAAACTGCGCGAATTGACATTACATGCAACTGGAAATACGCTGGCTTACAGTTTGACAAGCTTCGCAAGGCTCTTGGAAGTAGATAAAGGATGGGACTTAGTTGACCAAGAGTTGGTGGAAAGA ATTGTCCAGCTTATTGTGACGCAGCCTCTGGTCAACATTTTGCGCGGCGCGATGTCTATTTTAGTATCCATTGTATCCCATCCGTACACGGGAGGGCGTCCATCACAGACTGATTCTTTCGGATTTCGCGCCCTGAAACCCGCACTTGCAATCTATCCACAATTCCTCGAGATGCTTGTCAATAGACTCTCATCCGCGGATCACGCGCTATGTGCGAATGCGCTTCAACTCATCAACTCACTTATGCGTGACTCCATCGCAAATGACTCCGAGCTAGAATGGCCCAGATTCATACAAAAACTTCAAGATCTAGGGGTAATTAGAGCAGTTTACGCTCTCATGCAAGGTACAACGTTGCAAGACCACGCTCATCCTTTGATAGAGTTTCAATCTCTCACAAAGGTTCTACTTAGGAGGTGGCGAGATATTCCCCTGGATCTAGAGAAACCAGAGCATAGAAGAGCATTGAAAGGAATACACCTTGCTAGTGACCAGGAGAAGGGCATTGACGAAAAAGTCGGTAGTGACGCTGAGTTGCGGCGTTCTAGAAAGCACAATTCAGAAAAGTGGAGGCGGCTTGGATTCGAATCAGAAAATCCAATAGCTCAGTTTGAAGAGATGGGATTTCTGGGAATGATGGATCTTGCGGATTATGTCAGAAATCACCGAAGCGAGTTCCGAAAAATGCTGTTGGAGCAGTCAGCAAAACCAGGCCAGAAACGGTGTCCAATTGCCCGCGCTTCCTTGGCAGTTACTTCAATCCTATACGAGCACTTTGAGATCGAGAAATCCGAGATAGAGGATTCAAGGAGCTATCTGGTCCTAGAGTCTCGCGCCAACCTTGACCGGTTGTTCAAGCCTCTACTACTGCACTGGACACGCTTGCACGTCGCGGCATTGCAAGCGTTCGTCCGGTTATGGAAGACCACCAACGCAGACGTCGATGATTTCGCAAAAATTGCTGAGCTGGTTCGAATTCTCGTTGAGTCGGTTGTTGGTGGGGCACCTCGGACAAAGGAAGTGCAAGACGTCGAAGATGAGATAGTCAATTTTGAATATCGTCGGCTTCGAGATCTACAGATGGAACTCTTAGAGCTCACATATGAAGACGCTTGGAGACAACATCTGCTACAGGTCCGCGAAGAACTTCATCACGAGGCTCTCCAATTTGTCAAGGAACAAAGGATCCGTTGCCTTCTGCAAGGCTGCTGGTTTCCTGTTGAGGCCACTACTCATACAGACTCGTCTTCTGTCGAAAATGTCTCTTACCGATATGTACAATTGTCCCATAACCGGAAATTCCTGCATTACGGGGATTTTGAGACGCTGGGGAATGGCAGGATAGACCTCGATTCTCTCCCGGGAAAAG TTGATTTGTCGGCTGTTTCGTCTGTGGCTTCCAACATCTCAGCATCAGCTGacgcctcatcctcgtctacCTTGAAAATTGCACCCCTTTCTGTACCTTCGACTAAAATCACCATCCACGGGTATATTGAATGCTTCTCATCTACAAGGGGCCCTTCGAAAGGTCATAATCATGCTCGTTCTATCAGCAAGTCAAAGGAGGGTGTTTTGTTGACTCTTCGCCCTCAAACCCCGAGCATAGCATCTGAGTGGCTCGACGGGTTGCTTATGTTGCTGAATCAGAGGCCTATAACAGCGGACACTAACAAATTAATCAAGGTCGTCAGCGACTACGGGCTGAAGATCCGCCTATTCAATGTGCGCTTTGAAGACGCGACTTTTCCTGGGGAGGTTCCGAAGGTTCCTTCCCGAGATGGTCTGGACGATGACTATTATTACGATCTTTTTGGTGCTTCTTAA
- a CDS encoding ditrans,polycis-polyprenyl diphosphate synthase yields the protein MALARDRELLRDTLRTQGTALTAADRENILKPYLPDPSELARRPHRQKKPPRKAPIRTFLKSRLHQLTYTFIHIVYGIILRLVQSYHALVDRVLAIVYYHHRTPELIRKDVKGLRRLPGHLTVVLSLRKEDDALAILMDEVAELAAWSVSAGIPMLSVYEKSGILKSCIPMLHHVVASKFASYYGSIPQQPTLRLFAPHHSVYEPALDHDKARRVNTDSLTLLLLSATDGRETIVDLTQTLAEMSQNGKLSPGDITMELVDAEISEITTQPLQPASLSIGDRQTTAVHPTIAVKPEPDLLLVFAPFLKLDGYPPWHIRLTEMFCTGGKGSGVTSYGDAVEYQGFLRGLWHYAGAQMRFGR from the exons CTTCGCACTCAAGGGACCGCACTCACTGCCGCCGATCGCGAAAATATCCTGAAGCCATATTTGCCGGATCCATCAGAACTAGCACGTCGACCACACCGACAGAAGAAACCCCCCCGAAAAGCTCCCATTCGAACGTTCTTAAAGTCTCGGCTGCATCAACTTACCTATACCTTCATTCATATTGTCTATGGGATTATCCTGCGTCTAGTTCAGAGCTACCATGCCCTTGTGGATCGGGTTCTTGCAATTGTCTATTATCATCACCGCACACCAGAATTGATACGAAAAGATGTCAAGGGCCTAAGACGTTTGCCGGGACATCTGACCGTTGTTTTATCATTACgtaaggaagatgatgcgcTTGCGATTCTGATGGACGAAGTTGCAGAACTGGCTGCTTGGAGTGTTAGCGCTGGCATACCCATGCTGAGTGTATATGAGAAGAGCG GGATTCTGAAGTCATGCATCCCGATGCTGCATCATGTGGTTGCAAGCAAATTCGCTTCATATTACGGTTCAATTCCTCAGCAGCCAACTCTGCGGCTTTTCGCTCCTCATCATTCTGTTTATGAGCCAGCTCTTGATCATGATAAGGCCCGTAGAGTCAATACTGACTCTCTTACCCTGCTTCTGCTATCAGCTACCGATGGAAGAGAAACCATAGTTGATCTTACTCAAACGCTAGCGGAGATGTCACAGAATGGTAAACTGTCACCAGGTGATATCACCATGGAATTGGTGGATGCAGAAATTAGCGAAATTACAACGCAGCCATTGCAGCCGGCCTCGTTGAGCATTGGTGACAGGCAAACGACTGCTGTTCACCCCACTATTGCAGTGAAGCCAGAACCAGATTTACTATTAGTGTTCGCGCCCTTCCTGAAGCTGGATGGATATCCTCCCTGGCATATTCGCCTGACTGAAATGTTTTGCACTGGTGGTAAAGGTAGCGGCGTTACTAGTTATGGTGATGCTGTCGAATATCAGGGTTTTCTCAGAGGTTTATGGCACTACGCCGGAGCTCAGATGAGGTTTGGTCGCTAG